A DNA window from Daucus carota subsp. sativus chromosome 3, DH1 v3.0, whole genome shotgun sequence contains the following coding sequences:
- the LOC108214672 gene encoding uncharacterized protein LOC108214672 isoform X3 has product MQLGFSLRIKFLAIVEENNRLRSELLRKHHEIEKYKVADWTPQNPLLVDNWDGHAHGYPGIDRSNYRLANPTGVASSLNSSSAHGPSGTSGLRKEVTHNINNPVMHEYGENHFDSNKISEAQSTFPTGQTELPNGAISQRSSPSTTSISPRRYQLEGDFDRGRLMTMADIGDPGSSLKQELVVKARENDAEISQLRKHLAEYSVKEVQLHNENYVLEKRIAYMRMAFDQQQQELVDAASKAISYRQDIIEENIRLSYALQEAQQERSTFVSSLVPVIAEYFSPPPVADAQNIVSNLKVIFKHLQEQLIITESKLKESQYQIAPWHSDTNLTNFAQSPSHSLLQNELGMVPQPVYSKEELAPSGPLKDRNWDLSGDQESILNGGVAKNLETDEFGRYSALSRRNPASQVGPEQLTVSPSDSLPRNSEMTSNRQVKFSDTVSSIEMDDPDMEGQQIGRDPSANWSSRNSPYAADDHITSYSPYLPPVLEEPSSSFSEAADDDPLPAVEGLQISGEPYPGQELQASGFSINGTTSCNFEWVRHLEDGSVNYIDGAKQPTYLVSADDVDNYLAIEVQPMDDRKRKGELVKVFANDNRKIACDPEMHNIIRRNLQAGQASYRISQSVGYLDMWESAILVVKKEGFNIKGTGSSTSLVTEKFSSATSVVVPCGHPTEFSIISGGVEYHLQAENSPEDITGARDTIVLTLRLFIVRAGNKKKGKKKVPFFK; this is encoded by the exons ATGCAATTAGGTTTTTCATTACGGATCAAATTTCTTGCAATT GTGGAAGAGAACAATCGCTTGAGGTCTGAACTACTAAGAAAGCACCATGaaattgaaaaatat AAAGTGGCTGATTGGACACCTCAAAACCCTCTTTTAGTTGATAACTGGGATGGCCATGCCCATGGATATCCAGGAATTGATCGATCAAATTATCGTCTCGCGAATCCAACAGGTGTAGCCAGTAGCCTGAATAGCTCGTCTGCACATGGTCCATCTGGTACATCAGGCCTAAGGAAAGAAGTAACTCACAACATCAACAATCCTGTGATGCATGAATATGGAGAAAACCACTTTGATAGCAATAAGATTAGTGAAGCTCAAAGTACATTCCCCACTGGTCAGACAGAATTACCCAATGGTGCCATATCTCAGCGTTCGTCACCATCTACAACATCAATTTCTCCTAGAAg GTATCAATTGGAGGGTGACTTTGATCGTGGTCGACTGATGACAATGGCTGATATAGGTGATCCTGGAAGCTCACTGAAGCAG GAATTAGTTGTTAAGGCTAGGGAAAATGATGCTGAGATTTCGCAGTTGCGGAAACATCTTGCTGAATATTCAGTGAAG GAAGTACAACTACATAATGAGAATTATGTTTTAGAGAAACGTATTGCTTACATGCGCATG GCATTTGATCAGCAGCAACAAGAACTCGTTGATGCTGCATCTAAAGCTATCTCTTATAGACAGGACATAATTGAGGAAAATATACGTCTTTCGTATGCATTGCAG GAAGCACAGCAAGAGAGATCAACATTTGTATCATCTTTAGTGCCTGTTATTGCTGAATATTTCTCTCCGCCACCAGTTGCTGATGCTCAAAATATTGTTAGTAATCTTAAG GTCATATTCAAACATTTGCAGGAGCAGCTAATTATTACTGAG TCAAAGCTAAAGGAGTCTCAGTATCAAATTGCACCATGGCATTCTGATACAAACCTGACAAACTTTGCTCAGTCACCATCTCATTCCCTTCTG CAAAATGAGCTTGGCATGGTGCCTCAACCAGTGTATTCTAAAGAAGAGTTAGCGCCATCTGGCCCTTTGAAAGATAGAAATTGGGATTTATCGGGAGATCAAGAGAGCATTTTAAATGGCGGTGTTGCTAAGAATTTAGAGACAGATGAATTCGGGAGGTATTCAGCTCTTTCAAGAAG GAATCCTGCATCCCAAGTGGGACCTGAACAGCTTACAGTCAGTCCAAGTGATTCACTTCCACGTAACAGTGAAATGACCTCAAATAGACAAGTTAAATTTAGTGATACTGTTAGTAGCATTGAGATGGACGACCCAGACATGGAAGGGCAACAAATTGGAAGAGATCCTTCAGCTAATTGGAGTTCTAGAAACTCGCCTTATGCAGCAGATGATCACATTACCTCGTATTCTCCTTATCTACCTCCAGTTCTTGAGGAGCCTTCTTCCTCTTTCTCTGAAG CTGCAGATGACGACCCATTACCTGCAGTTGAGGGCCTACAAATTTCTGGGGAACCTTATCCAGGACAAGAGCTACAAGCAAGTGGATTCTCCATAAATGGAACCACAAGTTGTAATTTTGAG TGGGTACGCCATTTAGAAGATGGATCTGTTAATTATATCGATG GGGCAAAGCAACCAACCTACCTTGTTAGTGCAGATGATGTGGATAATTATCTTGCCATTGAAGTCCAGCCCATGGATGATAGGAAGCGAAAG GGCGAGCTTGTTAAGGTTTTCGCCAATGACAACAGAAAGATTGCCTGTG ATCCTGAGATGCACAACATCATAAGGAGGAACTTACAGGCTGGCCAAGCTTCCTATAGGATATCTCAGTCG GTGGGTTATCTTGATATGTGGGAATCTGCTATTTTGGTTGTCAAGAAAGAAGGATTTAATATTAAGGGTACTGGAAGCAGTACAAGTTTAGTGACAGAGAAATTTTCATCAGCCACTAGT GTTGTTGTACCATGTGGACATCCTACGGAATTCTCAATAATATCAGGTGGGGTTGAATACCATCTGCAAGCGGAAAACAGCCCAGAAGATATCACCGG TGCAAGAGACACTATTGTTCTAACACTGAGATTATTTATCGTGCGG GCTGGTAacaaaaagaaaggaaaaaagaaagTCCCGTTCTTTAAGTGA
- the LOC108214672 gene encoding uncharacterized protein LOC108214672 isoform X1: MENGASDLAYKFAGLGINNNETSSDAALFQVMKAVEAAEATIKQQVEENNRLRSELLRKHHEIEKYKVADWTPQNPLLVDNWDGHAHGYPGIDRSNYRLANPTGVASSLNSSSAHGPSGTSGLRKEVTHNINNPVMHEYGENHFDSNKISEAQSTFPTGQTELPNGAISQRSSPSTTSISPRRYQLEGDFDRGRLMTMADIGDPGSSLKQELVVKARENDAEISQLRKHLAEYSVKEVQLHNENYVLEKRIAYMRMAFDQQQQELVDAASKAISYRQDIIEENIRLSYALQEAQQERSTFVSSLVPVIAEYFSPPPVADAQNIVSNLKVIFKHLQEQLIITESKLKESQYQIAPWHSDTNLTNFAQSPSHSLLQNELGMVPQPVYSKEELAPSGPLKDRNWDLSGDQESILNGGVAKNLETDEFGRYSALSRRNPASQVGPEQLTVSPSDSLPRNSEMTSNRQVKFSDTVSSIEMDDPDMEGQQIGRDPSANWSSRNSPYAADDHITSYSPYLPPVLEEPSSSFSEAADDDPLPAVEGLQISGEPYPGQELQASGFSINGTTSCNFEWVRHLEDGSVNYIDGAKQPTYLVSADDVDNYLAIEVQPMDDRKRKGELVKVFANDNRKIACDPEMHNIIRRNLQAGQASYRISQSVGYLDMWESAILVVKKEGFNIKGTGSSTSLVTEKFSSATSVVVPCGHPTEFSIISGGVEYHLQAENSPEDITGARDTIVLTLRLFIVRAGNKKKGKKKVPFFK; this comes from the exons ATGGAGAATGGAGCGAGTGATTTGGCTTATAAGTTTGCGGGATTGGGGATTAACAACAACGAGACTAGTAGTGATGCCGCCTTGTTCCAGGTTATGAAAGCAGTTGAAGCTGCTGAGGCTACAATTAAACAACAG GTGGAAGAGAACAATCGCTTGAGGTCTGAACTACTAAGAAAGCACCATGaaattgaaaaatat AAAGTGGCTGATTGGACACCTCAAAACCCTCTTTTAGTTGATAACTGGGATGGCCATGCCCATGGATATCCAGGAATTGATCGATCAAATTATCGTCTCGCGAATCCAACAGGTGTAGCCAGTAGCCTGAATAGCTCGTCTGCACATGGTCCATCTGGTACATCAGGCCTAAGGAAAGAAGTAACTCACAACATCAACAATCCTGTGATGCATGAATATGGAGAAAACCACTTTGATAGCAATAAGATTAGTGAAGCTCAAAGTACATTCCCCACTGGTCAGACAGAATTACCCAATGGTGCCATATCTCAGCGTTCGTCACCATCTACAACATCAATTTCTCCTAGAAg GTATCAATTGGAGGGTGACTTTGATCGTGGTCGACTGATGACAATGGCTGATATAGGTGATCCTGGAAGCTCACTGAAGCAG GAATTAGTTGTTAAGGCTAGGGAAAATGATGCTGAGATTTCGCAGTTGCGGAAACATCTTGCTGAATATTCAGTGAAG GAAGTACAACTACATAATGAGAATTATGTTTTAGAGAAACGTATTGCTTACATGCGCATG GCATTTGATCAGCAGCAACAAGAACTCGTTGATGCTGCATCTAAAGCTATCTCTTATAGACAGGACATAATTGAGGAAAATATACGTCTTTCGTATGCATTGCAG GAAGCACAGCAAGAGAGATCAACATTTGTATCATCTTTAGTGCCTGTTATTGCTGAATATTTCTCTCCGCCACCAGTTGCTGATGCTCAAAATATTGTTAGTAATCTTAAG GTCATATTCAAACATTTGCAGGAGCAGCTAATTATTACTGAG TCAAAGCTAAAGGAGTCTCAGTATCAAATTGCACCATGGCATTCTGATACAAACCTGACAAACTTTGCTCAGTCACCATCTCATTCCCTTCTG CAAAATGAGCTTGGCATGGTGCCTCAACCAGTGTATTCTAAAGAAGAGTTAGCGCCATCTGGCCCTTTGAAAGATAGAAATTGGGATTTATCGGGAGATCAAGAGAGCATTTTAAATGGCGGTGTTGCTAAGAATTTAGAGACAGATGAATTCGGGAGGTATTCAGCTCTTTCAAGAAG GAATCCTGCATCCCAAGTGGGACCTGAACAGCTTACAGTCAGTCCAAGTGATTCACTTCCACGTAACAGTGAAATGACCTCAAATAGACAAGTTAAATTTAGTGATACTGTTAGTAGCATTGAGATGGACGACCCAGACATGGAAGGGCAACAAATTGGAAGAGATCCTTCAGCTAATTGGAGTTCTAGAAACTCGCCTTATGCAGCAGATGATCACATTACCTCGTATTCTCCTTATCTACCTCCAGTTCTTGAGGAGCCTTCTTCCTCTTTCTCTGAAG CTGCAGATGACGACCCATTACCTGCAGTTGAGGGCCTACAAATTTCTGGGGAACCTTATCCAGGACAAGAGCTACAAGCAAGTGGATTCTCCATAAATGGAACCACAAGTTGTAATTTTGAG TGGGTACGCCATTTAGAAGATGGATCTGTTAATTATATCGATG GGGCAAAGCAACCAACCTACCTTGTTAGTGCAGATGATGTGGATAATTATCTTGCCATTGAAGTCCAGCCCATGGATGATAGGAAGCGAAAG GGCGAGCTTGTTAAGGTTTTCGCCAATGACAACAGAAAGATTGCCTGTG ATCCTGAGATGCACAACATCATAAGGAGGAACTTACAGGCTGGCCAAGCTTCCTATAGGATATCTCAGTCG GTGGGTTATCTTGATATGTGGGAATCTGCTATTTTGGTTGTCAAGAAAGAAGGATTTAATATTAAGGGTACTGGAAGCAGTACAAGTTTAGTGACAGAGAAATTTTCATCAGCCACTAGT GTTGTTGTACCATGTGGACATCCTACGGAATTCTCAATAATATCAGGTGGGGTTGAATACCATCTGCAAGCGGAAAACAGCCCAGAAGATATCACCGG TGCAAGAGACACTATTGTTCTAACACTGAGATTATTTATCGTGCGG GCTGGTAacaaaaagaaaggaaaaaagaaagTCCCGTTCTTTAAGTGA
- the LOC108211497 gene encoding putative 4-hydroxy-4-methyl-2-oxoglutarate aldolase 3, which produces MASLATADVCDNNAALLNSGDLRILQPVFQSYGQCRAFSGPVVTLKVYEDNVLVRELLETRGEGRVLVIDGGGSMRCALLGGNLGQLAQNMGWAGIVVNGCIRDVDEINGCDIGVRALATHPRKSNKRGVGEKNVLVHIGGTIIRNGEWLYADSDGILISTTELSI; this is translated from the coding sequence ATGGCATCCTTAGCAACAGCTGATGTATGTGATAACAATGCAGCACTTTTGAACAGCGGTGATCTGCGTATTCTGCAGCCAGTGTTTCAGAGCTACGGCCAGTGTCGAGCATTCTCCGGACCTGTGGTGACTCTCAAGGTGTACGAGGACAATGTGCTGGTCCGGGAGCTTCTCGAGACTAGAGGCGAAGGGAGAGTCCTGGTTATAGACGGTGGAGGCAGCATGAGATGTGCCTTATTGGGAGGCAATTTGGGGCAATTGGCTCAGAACATGGGATGGGCTGGTATTGTGGTTAATGGATGCATCAGAGATGTTGATGAGATCAATGGCTGTGATATCGGGGTTAGGGCATTGGCGACGCATCCCCGGAAGTCAAATAAGAGAGGAGTAGGGGAGAAGAATGTGTTGGTGCATATTGGTGGGACAATTATTCGCAATGGAGAGTGGTTGTATGCTGACAGCGATGGTATTCTCATCTCCACGACTGAGCTTTCTATTTAA
- the LOC108214672 gene encoding uncharacterized protein LOC108214672 isoform X2: MENGASDLAYKFAGLGINNNETSSDAALFQVMKAVEAAEATIKQQVEENNRLRSELLRKHHEIEKYKVADWTPQNPLLVDNWDGHAHGYPGIDRSNYRLANPTGVASSLNSSSAHGPSGTSGLRKEVTHNINNPVMHEYGENHFDSNKISEAQSTFPTGQTELPNGAISQRSSPSTTSISPRRYQLEGDFDRGRLMTMADIGDPGSSLKQELVVKARENDAEISQLRKHLAEYSVKEVQLHNENYVLEKRIAYMRMAFDQQQQELVDAASKAISYRQDIIEENIRLSYALQEAQQERSTFVSSLVPVIAEYFSPPPVADAQNIVSNLKVIFKHLQEQLIITESKLKESQYQIAPWHSDTNLTNFAQSPSHSLLQNELGMVPQPVYSKEELAPSGPLKDRNWDLSGDQESILNGGVAKNLETDEFGRYSALSRRNPASQVGPEQLTVSPSDSLPRNSEMTSNRQVKFSDTVSSIEMDDPDMEGQQIGRDPSANWSSRNSPYAADDHITSYSPYLPPVLEEPSSSFSEDDDPLPAVEGLQISGEPYPGQELQASGFSINGTTSCNFEWVRHLEDGSVNYIDGAKQPTYLVSADDVDNYLAIEVQPMDDRKRKGELVKVFANDNRKIACDPEMHNIIRRNLQAGQASYRISQSVGYLDMWESAILVVKKEGFNIKGTGSSTSLVTEKFSSATSVVVPCGHPTEFSIISGGVEYHLQAENSPEDITGARDTIVLTLRLFIVRAGNKKKGKKKVPFFK, encoded by the exons ATGGAGAATGGAGCGAGTGATTTGGCTTATAAGTTTGCGGGATTGGGGATTAACAACAACGAGACTAGTAGTGATGCCGCCTTGTTCCAGGTTATGAAAGCAGTTGAAGCTGCTGAGGCTACAATTAAACAACAG GTGGAAGAGAACAATCGCTTGAGGTCTGAACTACTAAGAAAGCACCATGaaattgaaaaatat AAAGTGGCTGATTGGACACCTCAAAACCCTCTTTTAGTTGATAACTGGGATGGCCATGCCCATGGATATCCAGGAATTGATCGATCAAATTATCGTCTCGCGAATCCAACAGGTGTAGCCAGTAGCCTGAATAGCTCGTCTGCACATGGTCCATCTGGTACATCAGGCCTAAGGAAAGAAGTAACTCACAACATCAACAATCCTGTGATGCATGAATATGGAGAAAACCACTTTGATAGCAATAAGATTAGTGAAGCTCAAAGTACATTCCCCACTGGTCAGACAGAATTACCCAATGGTGCCATATCTCAGCGTTCGTCACCATCTACAACATCAATTTCTCCTAGAAg GTATCAATTGGAGGGTGACTTTGATCGTGGTCGACTGATGACAATGGCTGATATAGGTGATCCTGGAAGCTCACTGAAGCAG GAATTAGTTGTTAAGGCTAGGGAAAATGATGCTGAGATTTCGCAGTTGCGGAAACATCTTGCTGAATATTCAGTGAAG GAAGTACAACTACATAATGAGAATTATGTTTTAGAGAAACGTATTGCTTACATGCGCATG GCATTTGATCAGCAGCAACAAGAACTCGTTGATGCTGCATCTAAAGCTATCTCTTATAGACAGGACATAATTGAGGAAAATATACGTCTTTCGTATGCATTGCAG GAAGCACAGCAAGAGAGATCAACATTTGTATCATCTTTAGTGCCTGTTATTGCTGAATATTTCTCTCCGCCACCAGTTGCTGATGCTCAAAATATTGTTAGTAATCTTAAG GTCATATTCAAACATTTGCAGGAGCAGCTAATTATTACTGAG TCAAAGCTAAAGGAGTCTCAGTATCAAATTGCACCATGGCATTCTGATACAAACCTGACAAACTTTGCTCAGTCACCATCTCATTCCCTTCTG CAAAATGAGCTTGGCATGGTGCCTCAACCAGTGTATTCTAAAGAAGAGTTAGCGCCATCTGGCCCTTTGAAAGATAGAAATTGGGATTTATCGGGAGATCAAGAGAGCATTTTAAATGGCGGTGTTGCTAAGAATTTAGAGACAGATGAATTCGGGAGGTATTCAGCTCTTTCAAGAAG GAATCCTGCATCCCAAGTGGGACCTGAACAGCTTACAGTCAGTCCAAGTGATTCACTTCCACGTAACAGTGAAATGACCTCAAATAGACAAGTTAAATTTAGTGATACTGTTAGTAGCATTGAGATGGACGACCCAGACATGGAAGGGCAACAAATTGGAAGAGATCCTTCAGCTAATTGGAGTTCTAGAAACTCGCCTTATGCAGCAGATGATCACATTACCTCGTATTCTCCTTATCTACCTCCAGTTCTTGAGGAGCCTTCTTCCTCTTTCTCTGAAG ATGACGACCCATTACCTGCAGTTGAGGGCCTACAAATTTCTGGGGAACCTTATCCAGGACAAGAGCTACAAGCAAGTGGATTCTCCATAAATGGAACCACAAGTTGTAATTTTGAG TGGGTACGCCATTTAGAAGATGGATCTGTTAATTATATCGATG GGGCAAAGCAACCAACCTACCTTGTTAGTGCAGATGATGTGGATAATTATCTTGCCATTGAAGTCCAGCCCATGGATGATAGGAAGCGAAAG GGCGAGCTTGTTAAGGTTTTCGCCAATGACAACAGAAAGATTGCCTGTG ATCCTGAGATGCACAACATCATAAGGAGGAACTTACAGGCTGGCCAAGCTTCCTATAGGATATCTCAGTCG GTGGGTTATCTTGATATGTGGGAATCTGCTATTTTGGTTGTCAAGAAAGAAGGATTTAATATTAAGGGTACTGGAAGCAGTACAAGTTTAGTGACAGAGAAATTTTCATCAGCCACTAGT GTTGTTGTACCATGTGGACATCCTACGGAATTCTCAATAATATCAGGTGGGGTTGAATACCATCTGCAAGCGGAAAACAGCCCAGAAGATATCACCGG TGCAAGAGACACTATTGTTCTAACACTGAGATTATTTATCGTGCGG GCTGGTAacaaaaagaaaggaaaaaagaaagTCCCGTTCTTTAAGTGA